A genomic stretch from Falco cherrug isolate bFalChe1 chromosome 1, bFalChe1.pri, whole genome shotgun sequence includes:
- the NDNF gene encoding protein NDNF isoform X1 gives MLCAHTRMLLLRCPLLLLLLPLSSRPQKLPTRDEELFQMQIRDKAFFHDSSVIPDGAEISSYLFRDTPKRYFFVVEEDNTPLAVTVTPCDAPLEWKLSVQELPEEASGEGSGEPEPLEQQKQQITNEEGTELFSYKGNDVEYFVSSSSPSGLYQLDLLSTEKDTHFKVYATTTPESDQPYPELPYDPRIDVTSLGRTTVTLAWKPSPTASLLKQPIQYCIVINKEHNFKSLCAVEAKLSSDDAFMMAPKPGLDFSPFDFAHFGFPSDNNSGKERGFLKSSSKFGRHTSSKPRVDLHKVCIGNKNIFTVSDLKPDTQYYFDMFAVNTNTNMSTAYIGTFARTKEEAKQKTVELKDGKVTDVFIKRKGAKFLRFAPVSSHQKVTFSIHSCLDAVQIQVRRDGKLLLSQNVEGVRQFQLRGKAKAKYLIRLKGSKKGASVLKILATTRPNKQSFPSLPEDTRIKAFDKLRTCSSVTVAWLGTQERNKFCIYKREVDDHYNEEQKKREQNQCLGPDTRKKSEKVLCKYFHSQNIQKAVTTETIRGLQPGKSYLLDVYVIGHGGHSVKYQSKLVKTRKFC, from the exons GATGCTCCTGCTGCGCtgcccgctgctgctgctgctgctgccgctcaGCTCCAGACCCCAGAAGTTACCTACCAGAGATGAGGAGCTCTTCCAAATGCAGATCCGGGACAAAGCGTTTTTTCATGATTCGTCAGTCATCCCAGATGGAGCTGAAATTAGCAGCTACCTCTTCCGAGACACCCCTAAAAG GTATTTCTTTGTGGTTGAAGAGGACAACACTCCCTTAGCAGTGACAGTGACCCCATGCGATGCCCCTCTGGAATGGAAGCTGAGTGTGCAGGAACTCCCAGAGGAAGCCAGTGGAGAAGGTTCAG GTGAACCAGAACCTCTTgagcaacagaaacagcagattACTAATGAGGAAGGCACAGAACTGTTCTCTTACAAAGGCAATGATGTTGAGTACTTTGTGTCCTCTAGTTCCCCATCTGGTTTGTACCAACTAGATCTGCTGTCGACAGAGAAAGatacacattttaaagtgtATGCAACCACTACTCCAGAGTCAGACCAACCTTATCCTGAATTACCTTACGATCCCAGAATTGATGTCACTTCTCTGGGACGTACAACCGTGACGCTGGCGTGGAAGCCAAGTCCCACTGCCTCCTTACTGAAACAGCCGATTCAGTATTGCATAGTCATCAATAAGGAGCACAATTTCAAAAGCCTCTGTGCTGTTGAAGCCAAGCTCAGTTCTGATGATGCCTTCATGATGGCTCCAAAACCAGGTCTGGATTTCAGTCCATTTGACTTTGCCCATTTTGGCTTCCCCTCAGACAACAACTCTGGCAAAGAACGCGGTTTCCTAAAATCATCGTCAAAGTTTGGGCGCCATACATCCTCAAAGCCGAGAGTTGACCTGCACAAAGTTTGTATCGGGAACAAGAACATCTTCACAGTGTCTGACCTGAAGCCCGACACACAGTACTACTTTGACATGTTCGCAGTGAATACCAACACTAACATGAGCACCGCGTACATTGGCACCTTTGCCAGAACGAAGGAGGAGgctaaacagaaaacagtcGAACTGAAGGACGGCAAGGTTACAGATGTATTCATCAAGAGAAAGGGAGCCAAATTTCTACGGTTTGCTCCTGTTTCATCTCATCAAAAAGTCACCTTCTCCATTCATTCATGCCTGGATGCTGTTCAGATCCAAGTTagaagagatggaaaacttCTCTTGTCTCAAAACGTGGAGGGTGTGCGGCAGTTCCAGCTTcgaggaaaagcaaaagctaaatATCTCATTAGGTTGAAAGGGAGCAAAAAAGGTGCTTCTGTGCTGAAGATCCTGGCTACAACAAGGCCTAACAAACAATCATTTCCATCTCTTCCTGAAGATACACGAATCAAAGCCTTTGACAAACTCCGCACATGTTCTTCGGTCACGGTGGCGTGGCTGGGCACACAGGAGAGAAATAAATTCTGCATCTACAAAAGGGAAGTGGATGACCATTACaatgaagagcagaagaaaagagagcagAACCAGTGCTTGGGTCCAGATACGAGGAAGAAATCGGAAAAGGTTCTCTGTAAATACTTCCACAGCCAGAACATCCAGAAAGCAGTGACCACAGAGACAATCAGAGGCCTGCAGCCTGGCAAGTCCTACCTGCTGGATGTTTACGTGATAGGGCATGGTGGGCACTCTGTGAAATATCAGAGCAAATTGGTGAAAACGAGGAAGTTCTGTTAG
- the NDNF gene encoding protein NDNF isoform X2, protein MLLLRCPLLLLLLPLSSRPQKLPTRDEELFQMQIRDKAFFHDSSVIPDGAEISSYLFRDTPKRYFFVVEEDNTPLAVTVTPCDAPLEWKLSVQELPEEASGEGSGEPEPLEQQKQQITNEEGTELFSYKGNDVEYFVSSSSPSGLYQLDLLSTEKDTHFKVYATTTPESDQPYPELPYDPRIDVTSLGRTTVTLAWKPSPTASLLKQPIQYCIVINKEHNFKSLCAVEAKLSSDDAFMMAPKPGLDFSPFDFAHFGFPSDNNSGKERGFLKSSSKFGRHTSSKPRVDLHKVCIGNKNIFTVSDLKPDTQYYFDMFAVNTNTNMSTAYIGTFARTKEEAKQKTVELKDGKVTDVFIKRKGAKFLRFAPVSSHQKVTFSIHSCLDAVQIQVRRDGKLLLSQNVEGVRQFQLRGKAKAKYLIRLKGSKKGASVLKILATTRPNKQSFPSLPEDTRIKAFDKLRTCSSVTVAWLGTQERNKFCIYKREVDDHYNEEQKKREQNQCLGPDTRKKSEKVLCKYFHSQNIQKAVTTETIRGLQPGKSYLLDVYVIGHGGHSVKYQSKLVKTRKFC, encoded by the exons ATGCTCCTGCTGCGCtgcccgctgctgctgctgctgctgccgctcaGCTCCAGACCCCAGAAGTTACCTACCAGAGATGAGGAGCTCTTCCAAATGCAGATCCGGGACAAAGCGTTTTTTCATGATTCGTCAGTCATCCCAGATGGAGCTGAAATTAGCAGCTACCTCTTCCGAGACACCCCTAAAAG GTATTTCTTTGTGGTTGAAGAGGACAACACTCCCTTAGCAGTGACAGTGACCCCATGCGATGCCCCTCTGGAATGGAAGCTGAGTGTGCAGGAACTCCCAGAGGAAGCCAGTGGAGAAGGTTCAG GTGAACCAGAACCTCTTgagcaacagaaacagcagattACTAATGAGGAAGGCACAGAACTGTTCTCTTACAAAGGCAATGATGTTGAGTACTTTGTGTCCTCTAGTTCCCCATCTGGTTTGTACCAACTAGATCTGCTGTCGACAGAGAAAGatacacattttaaagtgtATGCAACCACTACTCCAGAGTCAGACCAACCTTATCCTGAATTACCTTACGATCCCAGAATTGATGTCACTTCTCTGGGACGTACAACCGTGACGCTGGCGTGGAAGCCAAGTCCCACTGCCTCCTTACTGAAACAGCCGATTCAGTATTGCATAGTCATCAATAAGGAGCACAATTTCAAAAGCCTCTGTGCTGTTGAAGCCAAGCTCAGTTCTGATGATGCCTTCATGATGGCTCCAAAACCAGGTCTGGATTTCAGTCCATTTGACTTTGCCCATTTTGGCTTCCCCTCAGACAACAACTCTGGCAAAGAACGCGGTTTCCTAAAATCATCGTCAAAGTTTGGGCGCCATACATCCTCAAAGCCGAGAGTTGACCTGCACAAAGTTTGTATCGGGAACAAGAACATCTTCACAGTGTCTGACCTGAAGCCCGACACACAGTACTACTTTGACATGTTCGCAGTGAATACCAACACTAACATGAGCACCGCGTACATTGGCACCTTTGCCAGAACGAAGGAGGAGgctaaacagaaaacagtcGAACTGAAGGACGGCAAGGTTACAGATGTATTCATCAAGAGAAAGGGAGCCAAATTTCTACGGTTTGCTCCTGTTTCATCTCATCAAAAAGTCACCTTCTCCATTCATTCATGCCTGGATGCTGTTCAGATCCAAGTTagaagagatggaaaacttCTCTTGTCTCAAAACGTGGAGGGTGTGCGGCAGTTCCAGCTTcgaggaaaagcaaaagctaaatATCTCATTAGGTTGAAAGGGAGCAAAAAAGGTGCTTCTGTGCTGAAGATCCTGGCTACAACAAGGCCTAACAAACAATCATTTCCATCTCTTCCTGAAGATACACGAATCAAAGCCTTTGACAAACTCCGCACATGTTCTTCGGTCACGGTGGCGTGGCTGGGCACACAGGAGAGAAATAAATTCTGCATCTACAAAAGGGAAGTGGATGACCATTACaatgaagagcagaagaaaagagagcagAACCAGTGCTTGGGTCCAGATACGAGGAAGAAATCGGAAAAGGTTCTCTGTAAATACTTCCACAGCCAGAACATCCAGAAAGCAGTGACCACAGAGACAATCAGAGGCCTGCAGCCTGGCAAGTCCTACCTGCTGGATGTTTACGTGATAGGGCATGGTGGGCACTCTGTGAAATATCAGAGCAAATTGGTGAAAACGAGGAAGTTCTGTTAG